Proteins co-encoded in one Cynocephalus volans isolate mCynVol1 chromosome 11, mCynVol1.pri, whole genome shotgun sequence genomic window:
- the LOC134390150 gene encoding vomeronasal type-1 receptor 90-like: protein MGPSEQPEVAAAENGEGDDAEAKREVPDPAQPWYGQYDYLYFADEMNINNKFYTFIAIRNAFFCQLGIGILANALLLVFHVLTFLLEHRPKATDLTIGHLALIHLVMLLTMGIMATDIFGSENFWDDIECKAVLYLYRLMRGLSICTTCLLSVLQAITLSPRSSCLAKFKHKSSHHNPCVFLFLWVFNMSISGRFIISTISTPNVTSDYLMLVTESCSFWPLSYLLRYVFSTLVTFRDISFVGLMALSSGYMVVLLNRHKRQFQHLRSTILSPKASPGKRDTQTILLLMSFFVVMYFLDCVVSSYSGMLWNNDPVRMCVQMLVGNGYAAISPLVLISTEKRIIKFLTSMWGKETWSWLLLWQQVILVVAVAIAVAVVDHLCGICVCGPAQSWDTYLPPSQVVGDVGAASGDGF, encoded by the exons ATGGGACCAAGTGAGCaacccgaggtggcagcggccgagaacggggaaggtgacgaCGCAGAGGCAAAGAGGGAGGTGCCCgacccagcacagccct GGTATGGACAATATGACTACCTGTATTTTGCAGATGAG ATgaatataaataacaaattttaCACTTTTATTGCCATAAGAAATGCCTTTTTCTGTCAACTTGGCATTGGGATTTTAGCCAACGCCCTCCTTCTTGTCTTCCACGTCCTCACGTTCCTTCTTGAGCACAGGCCCAAGGCCACTGACCTGACCATCGGCCACTTGGCCCTAATCCACCTAGTGATGCTGCTGACCATGGGAATCATGGCCACAGACATTTTTGGGTCTGAGAATTTTTGGGATGACATCGAGTGTAAGGCAGTTCTGTACTTGTACAGGTTGATGCGGGGCCTCTCCATCTGCACCACCTGCCTGCTGAGTGTCCTGCAGGCCATCACCCTCAGCCCCAGGAGCTCCTGTCTGGCAAAGTTCAAACATAAATCCTCACATCACAACCCATGTGTCTTTCTCTTCCTGTGGGTTTTCAATATGTCCATTAGTGGTCGCTTCATAATTTCCACTATTTCTACCCCCAATGTGACCTCAGACTATCTAATGCTTGTCACTGAATCTTGCTCTTTTTGGCCACTAAGTTACTTGCTCAGGTATGTATTTTCCACCCTGGTGACCTTCCGGGATATTTCCTTTGTGGGGCTCATGGCCCTCTCCAGTGGATACATGGTGGTTCTCCTGAACAGGCACAAAAGGCAGTTCCAGCATCTCCGCAGCACCATCCTTTCTCCAAAAGCATCCCCAGGAAAAAGAGACACCCAGACCATTCTGCTGCTCATGAGTTTCTTTGTGGTCATGTACTTTTTGGACTGTGTTGTCTCCTCCTACTCAGGAATGTTGTGGAACAATGATCCAGTTCGCATGTGTGTCCAGATGCTTGTGGGCAATGGCTACGCCGCCATCAGTCCTTTGGTGCTCATCAGTACTGAAAAACGAATCATTAAGTTCTTAACATCCATGTGGGGGAAGGAAA CATGGTCCTGGCTGTTACTGTGGCAGCAGGTCATCCTTGTGGTGGCAGTAGCtattgcagtggctgtggtggaccacctgtgtgGAATCTGTGTTTGTGGCCCTGCCCAGTCATGGGACACTTACTTGCCTCCCAGTCAGGTGGTGGGAGATGTGGGGGCTGCCAGTGGTGATGGCTTCTGA